The Amaranthus tricolor cultivar Red isolate AtriRed21 chromosome 6, ASM2621246v1, whole genome shotgun sequence genome has a segment encoding these proteins:
- the LOC130814765 gene encoding pentatricopeptide repeat-containing protein At1g71490, with product MPYPFSPFCSKGKFKLQIDACIPRKWKQDITHIHVQQNQVLKDDILGSAPKTFETGGKLMFHLLLTSLKEYIIQGDLRKAFRAFISIQLHVSSFGSYDQYLKPVYSLLIACSKHKLIRPGKQIHSQILILGLDRHSLLVPKLVTLYSTFDLLPEAHLIAEKSGILHPLQWNVLISAYIRNGLSNEALFSYKQMLKFGIRPDEYTYPSVLKACGEQLNLCFGREVHNSILVSEYGGCQYVQNALISMYGKCGEIEAARLLFDKLSNKDAFSWNSMISGYASKGMWEEAFVLFDQMRHEGVEMNMITWNTIIGGCLRLGHYSRALSLLSQLRACGFHLDDVSVASGLSACSHIGAIKLGKEIHASTFRGGYAKFKNVQNALITMYACSEDHRHAHIVFQLMEEKDIISWNSIISGFAHFGKFEEASFLFNEMLLCGFKPNHVTIASILPLCARIGNLRLGKEFHCYILKHQRLREHLVLWNSLVEMYARAAKLSEAKTIFKSLTSKDVVTYTSLINSYGVLGEGEIALKLFEEMQSSGIKPDHITFVAVLTACSHSGLVIKGQFFFEKMWSVYGIHPHLEHYACMVDLYGRAGLLKKAIEIIRRMPYDPSADMWATLIGACQIHRNTDIGEWAAEKLLALRPRNPGYYVLIANMYAAAGCWERLARVRTLMRDLGLVKPPGCAWVDIGSGFEPFLVGDSSIEVSSEIYLLLEGLIEHLKNAGHIAELVTDLDGFEE from the coding sequence ATGCCATATCCCTTTTCACCATTTTGTTCAAAAGGGAAGTTTAAATTGCAGATAGATGCTTGCATCCCTAGAAAATGGAAACAAGATATCACGCATATTCATGTGCAGCAAAATCAGGTCTTGAAAGATGATATTCTAGGAAGTGCACCAAAAACATTTGAAACTGGGGGAAAATTGATGTTTCATCTATTACTTACATCCCTGAAGGAATATATTATCCAAGGTGATCTTAGAAAAGCGTTCAGAGCCTTCATTTCAATCCAGCTACATGTCTCTTCTTTTGGTTCTTATGATCAATACCTGAAGCCAGTATATTCATTGCTAATAGCTTGTTCCAAACACAAGTTGATTCGACCAGGTAAACAGATCCATAGTCAGATCTTAATATTGGGTTTAGATCGACATAGTTTGTTAGTTCCAAAGCTTGTCACTTTATATTCAACTTTTGATCTGCTCCCTGAAGCACATTTGATAGCTGAAAAATCTGGTATTCTACATCCCTTGCAATGGAATGTGCTTATATCTGCTTATATAAGAAACGGGCTTTCAAATGAAGCTTTGTTTTCTTACAAACAAATGTTGAAGTTTGGGATCAGACCAGATGAATATACATACCCATCTGTGCTGAAGGCATGTGGTGAACAGTTGAATCTCTGTTTCGGTAGAGAAGTGCACAACTCAATTTTGGTCAGCGAATACGGAGGGTGTCAGTATGTTCAAAATGCATTGATATCCATGTATGGGAAATGTGGAGAAATTGAGGCTGCTCGTCTCCTGTTTGACAAGTTGTCAAATAAGGATGCATTTTCATGGAACTCTATGATCTCTGGATATGCCTCCAAGGGAATGTGGGAAGAAGCATTTGTATTGTTTGATCAAATGAGGCATGAGGGTGTTGAAATGAATATGATAACATGGAACACTATAATTGGTGGGTGTTTACGACTTGGACATTATAGTAGAGCACTTAGTTTGCTTTCTCAATTGAGAGCATGTGGTTTTCATTTGGATGATGTTTCGGTGGCCAGTGGTTTAAGTGCCTGCTCTCATATTGGAGCTATTAAATTAGGCAAAGAGATACATGCTTCTACTTTCCGTGGGGGTTATGCTAAATTTAAGAATGTTCAGAATGCATTGATTACCATGTATGCTTGCTCTGAAGACCATAGACATGCACATATTGTTTTTCAACTTATGGAAGAAAAGGATATAATTTCTTGGAATTCAATAATCTCAGGTTTTGCACATTTTGGTAAATTTGAAGAAGCTTCCTTCCTCTTTAATGAGATGTTGCTTTGTGGCTTTAAACCTAATCATGTTACTATAGCAAGCATTCTTCCCCTATGTGCTAGAATAGGTAATCTACGACTAGGCAAAGAATTCCATTGCTACATCCTCAAACATCAAAGGTTAAGGGAGCATTTAGTACTGTGGAACTCACTGGTGGAGATGTATGCAAGAGCAGCAAAACTTTCAGAGGCAAAGACTATTTTTAAGTCATTGACTTCGAAGGATGTCGTCACATATACTTCTTTAATTAATAGTTATGGAGTTTTAGGAGAAGGAGAAATTGCATTAAAACTATTTGAGGAGATGCAGAGCTCTGGTATCAAGCCTGATCATATAACTTTCGTTGCAGTTCTAACAGCTTGTAGCCACTCTGGTCTTGTGATCAAGGGTCAATTCTTTTTCGAAAAAATGTGGAGTGTGTATGGTATACACCCTCATTTGGAGCATTACGCATGCATGGTAGACCTTTATGGTAGGGCCGGGTTACTCAAGAAAGCCATAGAGATTATAAGAAGGATGCCTTATGATCCAAGTGCTGATATGTGGGCTACTCTAATTGGGGCATGCCAAATCCATCGAAATACAGATATAGGAGAGTGGGCAGCTGAGAAATTGTTAGCATTGAGGCCCAGAAATCCCGGCTATTATGTATTGATTGCTAATATGTATGCTGCAGCTGGTTGTTGGGAGAGGTTAGCAAGAGTTCGTACATTAATGAGGGACTTAGGATTGGTTAAGCCCCCAGGTTGTGCTTGGGTTGATATAGGAAGTGGTTTTGAACCTTTTTTGGTGGGGGATTCATCCATTGAAGTATCAAGTGAGATATATCTTTTACTTGAAGGATTGattgaacatttgaaaaatGCTGGACACATTGCTGAATTGGTTACAGATCTCGACGGTTTTGAGGAGTGA
- the LOC130814770 gene encoding DNA replication complex GINS protein PSF3-like: MANYYGIDDILAEEELIPVVFQKAATGVGLLDPSSETNNIEQGAKVELPFWLAHELHTRQAVVMNIPPCFNQMTRKEILADPASVDLRGRCQYFYELGCKITPLVGDKTIGSFLLYALKNRYKEVLSKAHTATFITATKPLTLLTKEETHLCEAAQSSMAAFKKWRIGGSRFEVPSVLGKKRKPSD; encoded by the exons ATGGCAAATTACTATGGCATTGATGATATTCTTGCTGAGGAGGAG CTCATTCCTGTGGTGTTTCAGAAGGCAGCAACTGGAGTAGGACTTCTTGACCCCAGTTCTGAAACTAACAAT ATTGAGCAGGGAGCAAAAGTGGAGTTGCCTTTCTGGCTTGCACATGAGCTGCATACAAGACAAGCAGTGGTTATGAATATTCCACCCTGTTTTAATCAAat GACAAGAAAGGAAATCCTGGCTGATCCTGCATCTGTCGATCTTCGTGGCCGATGTCAATACTTTTATGAATTAGGATGCAAGATAACACCTTT GGTTGGTGATAAAACAATAGGGTCCTTCCTCTTGTATGCACTTAAGAACAGGTATAAGGAAGTGCTCAGCAAGGCCCATACAGCAACTTTCATCACTGCTACGAAGCCCCTGACTTTGTTAACCAAAGAAGAAACTCACT TGTGTGAGGCAGCACAGTCCTCAATGGCAGCCTTCAAGAAATGGAGAATCGGAGGCTCTCGATTTGAAGTTCCTTCTGTTCTTGGGAAGAAGAGAAAACCTTCAGATTGA
- the LOC130814771 gene encoding transcription factor AIG1-like — protein MESRLIQVENEGIIGFDSFMANDNVESYWEMEEDKQKKEKHKAQTKNSAALRSHCEAERRRRERINGHLAHLRTFLPSSHNVKMDKATLLAEAIAHLKLLKKEATEATKGLLIPTDADEITVEPYNNNILNNCIAFKASICCVYKPELMSEIRHTLKGLKLTITNAEICTLQGRMKNTLILTTCSHEDIIGVEMIQKALYSAMDKISAAEEYFPTIMYANKRRRVSFFESSTSSSS, from the exons ATGGAATCAAGATTAATCCAAGTCGAAAATGAGGGAATTATTGGTTTTGATTCGTTTATGGCGAATGATAATGTTGAATCGTACTGGGAAATGGAAGAAGAcaagcaaaagaaagaaaagcATAAGGCACAGACCAAGAATTCTGCTGCTCTGAGAAGCCATTGCGAGGCGGAACGCCGCCGACGAGAGAGAATCAATGGACATCTTGCTCATCTTCGTACTTTTCTGCCTTCCTCTCATAATGTTAAG ATGGACAAAGCAACCTTATTAGCAGAAGCAATAGCCCATctaaaattgctaaagaagGAAGCAACAGAAGCTACAAAAGGACTACTCATCCCAACAGATGCTGATGAAATAACAGTTGAACCATACAATAACAACATATTAAATAACTGTATTGCATTCAAAGCATCTATTTGTTGTGTTTACAAGCCTGAATTAATGTCAGAAATCAGACATACTTTGAAGGGTCTAAAACTTACCATAACAAATGCAGAAATTTGTACTTTACAAGGTAGGATGAAGAATACTCTTATTCTCACTACCTGCAGTCATGAAGACATAATTGGTGTTGAAATGATTCAAAAAGCTTTGTACTCTGCAATGGACAAGATTTCTGCTGCTGAGGAGTATTTTCCCACGATTATGTACGCAAATAAGAGACGAAGGGTTTCGTTTTTTGAATCCTCCACCTCAAGCTCGTCGTAA